The proteins below are encoded in one region of Aquisphaera giovannonii:
- a CDS encoding site-2 protease family protein encodes MSSEAAHAPFRATVACPSCGTELAPSLLACPACHQLIHADHLKALAHAAEVAERDGDLSAALAAWRQALALLPPSTRQHAAIVERIAGLSRRVEGAGPLPSAPDPAPAGPDVQGWSQGLAGAGGVAGGLALAAWKFKFLAFMLLGKAKLLLLGLTKASTFFSMFAMVGVYWAAFGLPFALGLVLSIYVHEMGHVAMLMRYGVPATAPLFIPGLGAVIRLQQAFADPREDARVGLAGPTWGLAAAAFCGAVYLLSGWGVFAALTHVGAFINLFNLIPIWQLDGSRAFHSLDRPQRWLAAAAVATAWALTGDGLLVLITIVAAGRAALSQPAPRPDRGALVHYVLLVATLSALAHAPAFHVRGGPGAAAGRGLLAVHPSHERVPPRSVLSTPAFLLYIR; translated from the coding sequence ATGAGCTCTGAGGCCGCGCACGCCCCCTTCCGGGCCACGGTCGCCTGTCCGTCCTGCGGCACCGAGCTCGCCCCGTCGCTGCTGGCATGCCCGGCCTGCCACCAGCTGATCCACGCCGACCACCTCAAGGCCCTGGCCCACGCGGCGGAGGTCGCGGAGCGCGACGGGGACCTCTCCGCGGCCCTGGCCGCCTGGCGGCAGGCCCTGGCGCTGCTGCCCCCATCGACCCGCCAGCACGCGGCGATCGTCGAGCGGATCGCCGGGCTGTCCCGCCGCGTCGAAGGGGCGGGCCCCTTGCCCTCGGCGCCCGATCCGGCCCCCGCCGGGCCCGACGTCCAGGGCTGGTCCCAGGGGCTCGCCGGCGCGGGCGGGGTCGCCGGCGGCCTGGCCCTGGCCGCCTGGAAGTTCAAGTTCCTGGCCTTCATGCTCCTCGGCAAGGCCAAGCTCCTGCTCCTGGGGCTGACCAAGGCGAGCACGTTCTTCTCCATGTTCGCGATGGTTGGCGTCTACTGGGCGGCCTTCGGACTCCCCTTCGCATTGGGCCTGGTGCTCTCGATCTACGTCCACGAGATGGGCCACGTGGCCATGCTCATGCGTTACGGCGTCCCCGCGACCGCCCCGCTGTTCATCCCGGGCCTGGGGGCCGTGATCCGCCTCCAGCAGGCCTTCGCCGACCCCCGCGAGGACGCCCGGGTGGGCCTCGCCGGCCCGACCTGGGGGCTCGCCGCCGCGGCCTTCTGCGGGGCGGTCTACCTGCTGAGCGGCTGGGGGGTGTTCGCCGCGCTGACGCACGTCGGCGCCTTCATCAACCTCTTCAACCTCATCCCTATCTGGCAACTCGACGGCAGCCGCGCGTTCCACAGCCTGGACCGCCCCCAGCGCTGGCTGGCCGCCGCCGCCGTCGCCACCGCCTGGGCCCTCACCGGCGACGGCCTGCTCGTCCTCATCACCATCGTCGCCGCCGGGCGGGCCGCCCTGAGCCAGCCCGCCCCCCGCCCGGATCGCGGGGCCCTCGTCCACTACGTCCTCCTCGTCGCCACGCTCTCCGCACTCGCTCACGCGCCGGCATTCCACGTCCGGGGGGGACCCGGAGCCGCCGCGGGCCGTGGCCTCCTGGCGGTCCATCCGTCGCATGAGCGCGTCCCCCCCCGGTCCGTCCTATCGACCCCGGCATTTTTACTGTACATACGTTGA
- a CDS encoding VOC family protein yields the protein MAHPIPAGQPVITPHLVIKGAAEAIEFYKEAFGAEEIYRMPFPDKDGTFKLGHAELKFGDSKLYLADEFPDYGSVGPANGGSPVVIHLAVTDVDAAFEKAVAAGAKVSMPPQDMFWGDRYGKLIDPFGHHWGISEHLEDLTPAEIEARMKEAFAGSPSCE from the coding sequence ATGGCGCACCCAATTCCGGCGGGCCAGCCCGTGATCACGCCGCACCTGGTCATCAAGGGGGCGGCGGAGGCGATCGAGTTCTACAAGGAGGCGTTCGGCGCGGAGGAGATCTACCGGATGCCGTTCCCGGACAAGGACGGCACGTTCAAGCTGGGCCACGCGGAGTTGAAGTTCGGCGATTCCAAGCTCTACCTCGCCGACGAGTTCCCGGACTACGGCTCGGTCGGCCCGGCGAACGGCGGCTCGCCGGTGGTGATCCACCTCGCGGTCACCGACGTCGATGCCGCCTTCGAGAAGGCGGTCGCGGCCGGGGCGAAGGTCTCCATGCCGCCGCAGGACATGTTCTGGGGCGACCGCTACGGAAAGCTCATCGACCCGTTCGGCCACCACTGGGGGATCTCCGAGCACCTCGAGGACCTGACGCCCGCGGAGATCGAGGCCCGCATGAAGGAGGCGTTCGCGGGCTCCCCCTCGTGTGAGTGA
- a CDS encoding glycosyltransferase family 4 protein, translating to MTSASLMPAPAAPAPRPEPARDRDTAARADLTSPASPLRVLWFYDLDGCHGPTGVTRHALGQLERLARRGDVALRVATGRMSQPDGLAYWASLEDLPRRELPLGTRHLLRWWRLSDWPPLDALCGPADWVYCPAEYDVPVKSARLAVTSHDVLQHLRYLPPRNRERLAAAFERADLILSVSEFNTGQLVEAFPSCRDKVAYVPNAAEDLFFEPATPRQRGRARADLGLPEGMPYLISVANFQPRKNLPRLVRAAAALPEVAGGDLALVLLGTGAEAEARPLREAVAAAGRRAVVRMPGYRQGEALRAAYAEAAALVFPSLCESFGIPVVEAMAQGTPSALADSTALPEIGGAAGWYFDPLSEESITATLRELLDRRDERDRRVALGRTIAARFRWQAANDLLVRWLRSREGGT from the coding sequence ATGACGTCCGCCTCGCTGATGCCTGCGCCGGCCGCCCCCGCCCCGCGGCCGGAGCCCGCGCGCGATCGGGATACCGCCGCCCGGGCCGACCTCACCTCGCCCGCCTCGCCGCTGCGGGTCCTCTGGTTCTACGACCTGGACGGGTGCCACGGGCCGACCGGCGTCACGCGGCACGCGCTGGGGCAGCTCGAGCGCCTCGCCCGGCGCGGGGACGTCGCGCTGCGGGTGGCCACCGGGCGGATGTCGCAGCCGGACGGCCTGGCCTACTGGGCGTCGCTGGAGGACCTGCCCCGCCGCGAGCTGCCGCTGGGCACGCGGCACCTCCTCAGGTGGTGGCGGCTCAGCGACTGGCCGCCCCTCGATGCGCTCTGCGGCCCGGCGGACTGGGTCTACTGCCCGGCCGAATACGACGTCCCCGTGAAGTCGGCGAGGCTGGCGGTCACGAGCCACGACGTGCTCCAGCACCTCCGCTACCTGCCGCCCCGCAACCGCGAGCGGCTGGCCGCCGCGTTCGAGCGGGCGGACCTGATCCTCTCGGTCTCGGAGTTCAACACCGGGCAGCTCGTCGAGGCCTTCCCGTCCTGCCGCGATAAGGTGGCCTACGTGCCCAACGCCGCGGAGGACCTCTTCTTCGAGCCGGCGACGCCGCGGCAGCGGGGTCGGGCGCGGGCCGACCTGGGCCTGCCCGAGGGGATGCCCTACCTGATCTCGGTGGCGAACTTCCAGCCCAGGAAGAACCTGCCCCGGCTGGTCCGTGCGGCGGCCGCCCTGCCCGAGGTGGCCGGCGGCGACCTCGCCCTCGTGCTGCTGGGCACCGGCGCCGAGGCCGAGGCCCGCCCGCTCCGCGAGGCGGTCGCGGCGGCCGGCCGCCGGGCCGTCGTGCGGATGCCCGGCTACCGCCAGGGGGAGGCCCTCCGCGCCGCCTACGCGGAGGCCGCCGCCCTGGTCTTCCCCTCGCTCTGCGAGAGCTTCGGCATCCCGGTCGTCGAGGCGATGGCCCAGGGCACCCCATCGGCCCTGGCCGACTCCACGGCCCTGCCCGAGATCGGCGGCGCCGCCGGCTGGTACTTCGACCCCCTCAGCGAGGAGTCCATCACCGCGACCCTCCGCGAGCTCCTCGACCGCCGCGACGAGCGCGATCGCCGCGTCGCCCTGGGCCGCACCATCGCCGCCCGCTTCCGCTGGCAGGCCGCCAACGACCTCCTGGTGCGCTGGCTGCGATCGCGAGAAGGCGGGACGTAG
- a CDS encoding Gfo/Idh/MocA family protein, with the protein MSESTRRGFLAAGAVGTLAAAPATANAAGGFGGQPRDGRRGSAAGPEPVKIPTMLADTEAKPGPAFTPLPPEERLGFAVVGLGELALHQVLPAFGRAKRCRLAALVSGDADKARAVASQYGIGRENLYDYKAYDRLADDPAVDVVYIILPNSMHLEFTSRAAAAGKHVLCEKPMATSAADCEAMIAACEKAKKQLMIAYRCQYEPHHREAIRLARSGELGPLRLIEATNGQNQGPPGQWRHRKALAGGGSLPDVGIYCLNAARYITGEEPSEVSAQVLTDSSDPRFAEVEDRIAFQLKFPSGVLADCRSYYSAHESRRCRVMAERGWIDMDPAFSYQGLRMKVARVERGAEHVSEVRLPSPDQFAAEMDHMAERAARGERPHTPGEEGLQDQRIIEAIYRAAREGRPVPLAAAPGRDATRGPAPG; encoded by the coding sequence ATGAGCGAGAGCACGCGCCGCGGGTTCCTGGCGGCCGGAGCGGTGGGGACCCTGGCCGCGGCGCCGGCGACGGCCAACGCCGCGGGGGGATTCGGCGGCCAGCCTCGTGATGGCCGCCGGGGCTCGGCCGCGGGCCCGGAGCCGGTGAAGATCCCGACGATGCTGGCCGACACCGAGGCCAAGCCCGGACCGGCCTTCACGCCCCTCCCGCCGGAGGAGCGGCTCGGGTTCGCGGTCGTCGGGCTCGGCGAGCTGGCCCTCCACCAGGTCCTCCCCGCCTTCGGCCGGGCGAAGCGGTGCCGCCTCGCGGCGCTCGTCAGCGGCGACGCGGACAAGGCCCGGGCGGTCGCCTCGCAGTACGGCATCGGCCGCGAGAACCTCTACGACTACAAGGCCTACGACCGGCTGGCCGACGACCCGGCGGTGGACGTCGTCTACATCATCCTCCCCAACAGCATGCACCTCGAGTTCACCTCCCGGGCGGCGGCCGCCGGCAAGCACGTCCTCTGCGAGAAGCCGATGGCCACCTCGGCGGCCGACTGCGAGGCCATGATCGCCGCCTGCGAGAAGGCGAAGAAGCAACTGATGATCGCGTACCGATGCCAGTATGAGCCGCATCATCGCGAGGCGATCCGCCTGGCGCGTTCCGGCGAGCTCGGCCCGCTTCGCCTGATCGAGGCGACGAACGGCCAGAACCAGGGGCCGCCCGGGCAGTGGCGGCACAGGAAGGCCCTGGCCGGGGGCGGCTCGCTGCCGGACGTGGGGATCTATTGCCTCAACGCCGCCCGATACATCACGGGGGAGGAGCCCTCGGAGGTCTCCGCCCAGGTCCTGACGGATTCGTCCGACCCGCGATTCGCCGAGGTCGAGGACCGGATCGCCTTCCAGCTCAAGTTCCCCTCGGGCGTGCTGGCGGACTGCCGGTCGTACTACTCCGCGCACGAATCCCGGCGCTGCCGGGTGATGGCGGAGCGGGGCTGGATCGACATGGATCCCGCCTTCTCGTACCAGGGCCTCCGGATGAAGGTGGCCCGGGTCGAGCGCGGGGCCGAACACGTGAGCGAGGTCCGGCTGCCCTCCCCCGACCAGTTCGCCGCGGAGATGGACCACATGGCGGAGCGGGCCGCCCGGGGCGAGCGCCCGCACACCCCCGGGGAGGAGGGCCTCCAGGACCAGCGGATCATCGAGGCCATCTACCGGGCCGCCCGCGAGGGCAGGCCGGTGCCCCTGGCGGCGGCCCCGGGGCGGGACGCCACCCGCGGCCCCGCCCCCGGCTGA